One segment of Hemitrygon akajei chromosome 15, sHemAka1.3, whole genome shotgun sequence DNA contains the following:
- the LOC140739302 gene encoding microfibril-associated glycoprotein 3-like, with the protein MKHPGLSVILTFNFCIFVCGLHNGTNYSSVTVRKGSSVPNEGSNFLSNLPTQRDLIVKEGASVLIECNVNSSQFYNIVWYNSKGSLLEENSKTVGKWLILDGGELNITSVTFADRGRYTCVATNSHGTSSYTVTLRVVFTTGDMGIYYMIVCLIAFSIIMILNITRLCMMSSHLRKTEKAINDFFKMEGAEKLQKAFEIAKRIPIITSAKTLELAKVTQFKTMEFARYIEELARSIPLPPLILNCRAFVEEIIEAVRMDDAEQAPDEENKEGQAVGCDDEIYTIGTEMQCSCSPAGESDDSYMHEECQEIAVQVSVHSQSEKQSIDSLSQGSNQLEH; encoded by the exons ATGAAGCATCCAGGTTTATCAGTAATCTTGACTTTTAATTTTTGCATATTTGTTTGTGGTTTACATAATGGCACAAATTACAGTTCTGTCACTGTGCGAAAGGGCAGCTCTGTGCCAAATGAAGGATCTAATTTCCTTTCAAATCTACCAACGCAACGTGACCTAATAGTGAAAGAAGGAGCAAGTGTGTTGATTGAATGCAATGTGAACAGTAGCCAGTTTTACAACATTGTATGGTACAACTCAAAGGGAAGTCTCCTTGAGGAAAACAGCAAAACAG TTGGAAAATGGCTTATTTTAGACGGTGGAGAACTGAACATCACCAGTGTTACATTTGCAGATCGAGGTCGTTACACATGCGTTGCAACAAACTCTCATGGCACTTCAAGCTACACAGTCACTCTGCGTGTTGTCTTTACCACAGGCGATATGGGTATTTATTATATGATAGTTTGCCTGATtgctttttctattattatgatACTGAACATCACTCGCCTCTGTATGATGAGCAGTCACCTCAGGAAAACTGAAAAAGCAATCAATGACTTTTTCAAAATGGAAGGAGCAGAGAAGTTACAGAAAGCATTTGAAATTGCAAAGCGTATTCCTATCATCACATCAGCAAAGACACTTGAGCTGGCTAAAGTAACTCAATTTAAGACCATGGAGTTTGCCAGGTATATAGAAGAACTTGCTCGGAGCATTCCTCTTCCACCTCTTATTTTGAACTGCCGAGCGTTTGTAGAAGAAATCATTGAGGCTGTGCGGATGGATGATGCAGAGCAGGCCCCAGATGAAGAGAACAAAGAGGGCCAGGCAGTAGGCTGTGACGATGAGATCTATACTATAGGTACTGAAATGCAATGCAGCTGTTCACCTGCAGGGGAATCTGATGACTCATACATGCATGAGGAGTGTCAAGAGATTGCTGTTCAAGTCTCAGTACATTctcagtcagagaagcagagcaTTGACAGTCTTTCTCAAGGAAGCAACCAATTGGAACACTGA